The genomic segment AGGTCATGGAGGTAGGTTCGGCGATAAATTTCTGGATCCAGGGGGCGATGGATTGGCTGACAGTGATTGCCTGAGCTACCACAATGGTGATAAGAATTGCCAGAGGAATCAGTATGAGAAGGACAATACCAGCTACTATAAGCATTGAAGAAAGATTTTCTCTATTACCAAGGAGTATGCAGAGCTTTTTGTGACTGGGGCTGAGCAGGGCTGAGAGCAGGCCTGCCATAAAGATGGCCATGAGGAACTGTTGGATCATACTTAAAAAAACTGCTGAGATGATGAAAACCAGCACCAGTAGAGAAGACTTGTTGATTGTTTCAAAATTCATGCCTGTCCTTGTCTGTGTGGGCCTCTCACCCGGGCGAGGTGCAAATCTTGGCTCTGCCCCGGATAAAGAGATAAATTTATAAGAGAACGCCTAGGCGTTTTGAGTATAATTACAACAATCAGGTGTAACAGGTTTGCTGTGGAGGGTATCTTGGCACTTACCTGAAAAGCGGGTATTAATAAAGATTACCGGTAACCTCTTTAAGGGAGAAGTATACTGGTATTTTACCCTCGGTAAATGGGAAATTACAACTCCCATCATTTTTAAGTTGGCGGGCAGGGACAAATAGAAATGGCAGTGGTTGAATGGGGGTCTTTCGTTTTGAATAAAAAAGCCATAATCTTGCCCTTATTGGTTCTAGCTTAGTAGGTTGTATCCATAGATCATCATCTGATGAGAGTAAAGATTAGAGAGGGGAGTGGGCTGTGATTTCTTTTACTGATGTAAATAAGTGGTATGGAGACTTTCGGGTACTCAAAGATATAAATCTTACCATTGCTGAAGGTGAGGTTGTGGTTGTCTGTGGGCCTTCTGGGTCAGGTAAGAGTACCCTCATTCGTTGTATCAGTCGCCTGGAGCCTATCCAGAGGGGGCATATTGTGGTCGATGGTCATGATGTAAATGATCTAAAGACCAACCTTACCCTGTTGCGAGCTGAAATAGGCTTTGTCTTTCAGCAGTTTAATCTCTATCCGCATATGACGGTGCTTGAAAATATTACCCTTGCCCCTCGGCTGGTTAGGGGGATGACCTCTGGCGATGCAGAAAAATTGGGCATGGATCTGTTGAAGAAGGTCGATATTCCTGATCGTGCCAATCACTATCCCAGTCAGCTCTCAGGTGGCCAGCAACAGCGGGTTGCCATTGCCCGTGGTCTTGCCATGAGGCCCCGTATTATGCTCTTTGATGAACCGACCTCGGCCCTTGATCCTGAAATGATTAACGAGGTGCTTGATGTTATGAGGGAACTGGCTCGGGAGGGAATGACCATGGTCTGTGTTACCCATGAAATGGGCTTTGCCCGTGAGGTTGCCGATCGTATTATCTTTATGGATGAGGGTAATCTTGTCGAGCAGAATAGTCCCCATGAGTTTTTTGAAAACCCTCAGCATGGAAGGACGAAAGATTTTCTCAGTAAGATCTTGTCGCATTAGAGAGAGCTTGAAAAAAGCCAATTTTTCAAGGTTCTCACTATCTGTCTTGAGCTGTTTCGTACTACAACTGCCTCTGCGCAAGTGGGCTGTCAGCCTTCTTTTTCATGTTGGTGCACGAGGTATAAGATGAAAAAAGACCTAGTAACGGAGAATGAGAGATGAGATTGAAGTCGATTATCGCTGGAGCAGTTATTTCAGTAATGGTGAGTGGTGTGGTGGCATTTGCCGGCCCTGTCTGGGATAAGATCCAGAAGAGCAAGACCCTGCGGGCAGGCATTATGAACAATTCTATTCCTGGCGCCTACTACAATGATAAAAAAGAGTGGGTGGGCTTTGATGTTGATATGGCAAAGGAAATTGCCAAGCGCCTTGGCCTGAAGCTGGAACAGGTGCTCGTGACCGATAAGACTCGTATTGGTTTTTTGCAGCAGGGACGTATTGATATGTCCATTGCCAATATGACCCATAAGCGTGAGCGTGATAAGTCCATCGATTTCTCCATCACCTACTTTTTTGACGGACAGAAGATGCTTACCCGAAAGGGTAAATATGCGGACTGGAATGCCCTTGTTGGTAAGACCATTGCCACCGTCCAGGGAACCACCTCCGAGATTAATGTAAAGACCCTTATGAAAAAAATGGGTGGAGCCGAAATTGTCTCTTATCAGGATTATCCCTCTGCCTTCAATGCCCTGCAGATGGGGCGTGTCCAGGCATTTTCTACGGATTCCACCATCCTGCTTGGCTATGCTGCACAGGAGCCGGGAAAGTATGAGCTTGTCGGTGATTTCTTTTCTCGCGAGCCCTATGGTATCGGTCTTCCTCAGGATGAGTCTCAACTGCGTGATGCGGTAAACTTTGCCCTTCAGGATATGTGGAAGGATGGTACCTATATGGCAATTTACAATAAGTGGTATGGAGAGAGAACTCCCTATTATTTTCCCATGACCGAGCAGATTGAGATGTGGCCATAATGGTTTGAGTTATCTGCAAGCGGAGGGGTTGTTGCCTGCACCCGTTTGAGATGTGGAATGGAGTTGATCCCTGCGGCTAATGCTCTTGGGGCTGCTACGTTTTGTGGCGAGAAGCAACTTTAGCTCTGCGGAAAAATGTTGATAAGACGTTGTTCTTTCAGATAAGTTAATAATAGCGAGACGATTATCGCTATTGTTTTTGGGATTAGTAGAGGCCTAGAGGTAGCATTTCATCTGCAGGTAGAAAGAGCTGTCGGCGATGTCATCGGAGTATGATCCTGCTAGCCAGCAGAGAATGGGTAGGAGTCTCCGCTTTCCAGATTGGCGGGATTGCTGTCGGTATAGTCAATATCGCCAGAGCCATAGCCCGGATGGAAGCTGAGGGCCAGATCATGTTTTACCTAGTGATTATAGCCACCTGTGATGCCGTGGACATTGGCATCGTATTCAACAGGGTCGGAGCTGTTAGGGGGTAGCTGTAATAGGGGCGGGCAAAGAGCCAGCTACGCTTTGCCGACAGGGCACTTGTCATCAGCGCCGATGGGTCAAGAATGGGATCGGTTGAGGCAAGTTGGACACCTTCGTAGGCCACACTGCCTGTGGATTGTTTCTGGCCATCATGCCGAGCATGGGGCTTATAAGGTCGGTTCTGGCAATGGCAATGCTGTTGTCGGTGATGGTGTTTTTCTGACCTCTGTTGCTAGCTGTGAAACAGAGGCCTTGGGGTGGTAGGTGATGGCCAGTTTCTGTGGCGCTTCTCCATTGCCGTTTATAAGTTCTGCTGAATAATCGGGACTGGTCGTCTGGATATGGCTGAATTGATCTATGCTGGCACCTCCTGCCAGCATGGGAATATCATAGCTGCCGTTGCTGAGGTTATTGTCGGTAAAGGCATAGAGTCTTGCATTTTCGAAGGTGACATCTCTACTGCCACCCGAAATAGTTCCCCTGTACTCCCTATCTACCTGGGCCTGATCATTGAACTTCATGGCAAAACCGGTGATATTCACCCCATCTGGGGCAACAACCTGGTATGAACTTTCTTCTGCTCTTGTGGTGGTAAGATTAATCAGTCCGGAGGAGTGAAGGACTGGCAGAATCGATGAGTCTGACGGAGCCCCTATGTAGATGCCCGTTGCGGCACTTGTGCCGCCGTTTTCAGCCTCGACGTTGATGGTGCCGCTATTGGTTACATCTCCACGAGTCCAGATGCCTGTTGCCTGACTGCACGCATAGCCGGAAGTTGAGTTGCTGGTCGCTTTAACGGTAATATCGCCCCTGTTGTTGATATTGCCTTCTGAATCCACAATTCCCAAGGCCTTAGTCCCTCTTTTTGCCCTTGCGGTAAGAGTGATATTGCCCTTATTGTATATATTGCCCCCTCCTGAAGTGCTCATCAGTCCGGTGCCCATTATGTCTCTGAAGTTTTTTGTTTCTATTGAGATTGTGCCGTTGTTTTCAATATCAGCCATGCTGAAAATAGCGGATGCCCAAATGAAGCCAGTGTCAACGCCATTGCTGTGTTGTGCCCTGATACTAATATTGCCCTCGTTATTTATGTTGAGTCCGTATACAAGATTTTTTATCCCCCCTGCTCGAGAAGAATCTTCGCTTGTCACCCCTGGGTAATCGAGTCTTATGCTTCCCTGATTGGTAAAGGTCTGTCCCGTTTCGGAGTCTCCCGTGAGGACAATGGCTATTTGGGGCACTCTGCCACTGTCCGTGATGTTTTCAGTATTGGTGTCCCAGGAAGATGCTGTGAGGTATGGTGTAGCCGCTGATGCTAGAGGGGCGGTGATCAAGAGGGCAATGGTGCCGGGGCAGAGGGTGGAGTGGAAAAATCTGGTGGGGACTGGCTGCCCATTTTTTGAGGGCCAGGATCTAAGTTTATGTTCCTTTGGCGGAGTGACGCTTTTCATGGATGAGTTTCCTTTTGAGTTAGTTGATGGGGGGAAATCTTCTAACTCGTTGTTGATACTAAATTGAAGCGTAGTATGTCTAGTAAATGTTTAATATTGTATTGTTTTATTGCTAATTTGCCCGCCTTGCCCTCTTGGCTGAAAGCAGAGGGGGCAGAGTTTTTGTAGCTGTTGCAATGAGTTTTTTAGAAGTGCAGGGGCAAGAGGGGCTTTGGTGACTATTAGCCTGTAGGTGTATTTTCAGTTGATCAAATTTTGTCTTGGCTGAAGATTTGTAGAGGTGGCTCGTGCTAGCTCATCAGAAGGTGGGTGAAGAAGGTCAGGCTGAGGGCGGAGAGGAGGGTGGAGATAAAGAGTATGGCTGAGCTTTCCTCTATATAGCGGTTACTGTTTGCGGAGATAAGACAGACATTGCTGGCAAGTGGCATTGCCGCCAGAAGTACCGCGCAACTTTTCCAGATGGGATCAAGTTCCGGGAAGAGGGGGCAGAAGGCCAGGACAAGCAGGGGGCTGAATACCAGTTTACAGAGGCTGAGCCACCCCGCTTCGAGCATGGTTTTTTTTACTGGCTTGAGCCGAGCGAGGGAGAGCCCCACGGCAAAGAGGGCGGCAGCAGCGGTGGGTGATCCCAGTAGCTCAGCGGAGCGGCTGATGGCCGCAGGAATTCTGATGGTAAGAAGAGAGCAACCAATGCCAATGATACAGGCAATGATAAAGGGGGTGCAGAATGCCCGGATAAGGGGCTTGATCTTACTGCCACCGTCCCTGCCATCGTGCCTGTTGCTGGCGCAGATACTTAGGGCACAGATGCCCAGGGCTGTGAGTGTTAGGTTGACGGTAATGGTGCCGATAACGGCCGCTACTCCACCTCTGGCCCCGAAGAGGCCGACAAGCACGGGGATGCCCATATATGTTGTATTGCCAACCGTTGATGCCATAAGGAAGAGAATATACTCTTCCAGACCCTCTTTTTTGAAAAAGAAGAGACCTGCCATGCTCACTATGATGGTGGCAAGGGAGCCAAGGAGGAAGACCAGGATGAAATCTCCGTTGAGGATATCCGACGCCTCTGCTTGGGAGGTGGTGACAAAGAGCAGGCAGGGCAGGGCTATATAGTAGACGAAGCGGTTAATGACCCTTGCCGCCTCCTGCCCTAAAAAATTGCCCTTACCTGCTAAAAACCCGGTCAGCAAGACGACGAATACGGGGATGATGGCATTGAAAATATCGATCATGGTCTATTCTGGCTCTTTGGCTGATAATCTCTCTCGGTGGTGTGCCTATACAGTCTCTGGCTCTTGGTGCTGTTGGAGCAGGAAGTTGTAAAATGCCTGGTACTGGCGTGGCAGAGATCGCTTTGCTAACTTGGCTATATAAAAGGTTCTGTTCATTGAAATATCTTTGAGCTGAATCTCTCTGAGCCATCCCATTTTCAATTCTGTTTCAACGGCGTAGCGGGAGACGATGGCAATACCGAGATTGGTCTTTACCGCCTCTTTGACGGCCGTGCTTGAGCCAAAGCTGGCAACAATATCGAGTTGGTTGGGAGAAAAGCCCGCATTGGTGAATATCTTTTCCATATTGCGCCGGGTACCGGAGCCTGTTTCTCGGGTAATAAAAGGGTATTTGCCCAAGGACTCTAACTTGATTCTTGCGGGAATGGGGTTTTCCGGGTTGGCTATGACAATGAGTTGGTCTTCACAGAGAGGGGTGAACTCAATTTTTCGGGAAAATGTTTTGCTACCGACAATGGCCAGGAGCAGGCGTTTGTCGTGGATGGCGCTTGCCGTCCGGGTAGAATCTTTTATCTGTGTTTCAAAGATGATCTTGGGGTACTTTTTCTTAAAGGCGGCTGCATATTTGGGGAGGAGATAGGTGCCGGGGATGGTGCTGGCACCTATGGTCAACTCGCCTGCCACTGTGCTGCCCGCAGAGGAGACCTCGTCCTTTAACTGTTTCAGATCTTCGAGTATGGCAGCGGCCTTGGGGTAGAGGGTCTCTGCCTGGATGGTGGGCATAATAGAGCGTCCAAGTCGATCGAAGAGTTTGCAGTCTAGCTGGTCTTCCAGGTTGCGGATATGTTCGCTCACCGTCGGTTGGCTGGTGTAGAGTAGCTCAGCGGCCTTGGTGAAGCTCAGGGTTTTGTATACAGCAACAAATATTTTAAGGTGACGAGTTTCTATGACGTTCTCCTTCTCTCTTTATCAAGAGGTGCTAAATAGATTGGTGCTGAGGTATCTTTCCCCGGTATCCGGTAGAATGGTGACAATGGTTTTTCCTATATTTTCCGGTCGTTTGGCAACTTCCAGGCTTGCCCAGAAGGCAGCGCCTGAGCTTATCCCACAGAGAATGCCCTCTTGGGTGGCAAGCTCTTGAGCTGCCACGAGTGCATCTTCGTCGTTTACCTTGATGGTTTCGTCGATGAGACTGATATCAAGATTACCGGGGATGAATCCTGCCCCGATACCCTGGATGCCGTGGGGCCCCGGGGCTTCGCCGGAAATAACGGCAGAGGTGGCGGGCTCTACCGCAATCACCTGCACTCTAGGGTTTTTTGCCTTAAGTACACTGCCCACTCCGGTAAGGGTGCCGCCTGTGCCCACTCCGGCGACAAAGATATCTACCCTGCCATCGGTATCTCGCAGGATCTCTTTGCCGGTTGTTTGTCTATGGATCTCTGGGTTGGCTGGATTATTAAACTGATCTGGCATAAAGCCATCAGCCAGGCCTGTTAGCAGTTCCTCTGCTTTGGTGATGGCTCCTGTCATTCCCTCGGCTGCCGGGGTAAGAACAATCTCGGCGCCCAGATGCGCCAGGAGTTTACGTCTCTCTATGCTCATGCTCTCGGGCATGGTGAGAATGAGGCGTAATCCCTTGGCTGCGCAGACAAAGGCGAGCCCAATACCAGTGTTGCCACTGGTTGGTTCGACGATGGTTGTTCCCTTAGAGATCTTTCCCTCTCGCAGACCTGTTTCGATCATGGAGACGGCAACCCGGCATTTTACACTGCCTGCTGGGTTTCGTGATTCCTGTTTAACGAGAATGGTGGCAGCGCAGTCCCTGTCAAGTCGACCTAGCTTGAGTAAAGGGGTGTTGCCAATGGATTGTCCAATTGTTGTGGTCATGGCCCTTCCTATAGATGTGTTTTTTGCCCATTTGCATGGTGCACGATAAGCTCAGGTTTTTTTAAAAATACCTTAGAGCCCTGTTCAACACTTTCGATGATCCAGCTATTACCGCCAATGACCGAGCCCTCACCTATGGTGGTGGTGCCGCCAAGAATGGTGGTATTGGCATAGATGATAACATCGTTTTCAATGGTTGGATGGCGTTTTGTTGAGCGTAGTTTCTCGCCCGCATCGCGGGGGAGAGAGAGTGCTCCTAGGGTAACACCCTGATAGATACGTACGTTCTCACCAATAATGGTTGTCTCGCCAATAACGATGCCTGTGCCGTGGTCAATGAAAAATCCCGGGGCAATTTGGGCACCGGGATGAATATCGATGCCTGTTTGGCTATGGGCGTATTCAGTCATTATTCTTGGGACAAAGGGTACCTCAAGGAGGAAGAGTTCATGGGCAAGTCGGTAGACCAAGGTGGCCAGTAGACCCGGGTAACAAAAGATGACCTCATCTGGACTCTTGGTTGCGGGGTCACCAGCAAGTGTTGCCCGAATGTCCTGAGCCAGTGTTGCGGTTATTTCCGGTAATT from the Desulfotalea psychrophila LSv54 genome contains:
- the cysK gene encoding cysteine synthase A, which encodes MTTTIGQSIGNTPLLKLGRLDRDCAATILVKQESRNPAGSVKCRVAVSMIETGLREGKISKGTTIVEPTSGNTGIGLAFVCAAKGLRLILTMPESMSIERRKLLAHLGAEIVLTPAAEGMTGAITKAEELLTGLADGFMPDQFNNPANPEIHRQTTGKEILRDTDGRVDIFVAGVGTGGTLTGVGSVLKAKNPRVQVIAVEPATSAVISGEAPGPHGIQGIGAGFIPGNLDISLIDETIKVNDEDALVAAQELATQEGILCGISSGAAFWASLEVAKRPENIGKTIVTILPDTGERYLSTNLFSTS
- a CDS encoding amino acid ABC transporter ATP-binding protein codes for the protein MISFTDVNKWYGDFRVLKDINLTIAEGEVVVVCGPSGSGKSTLIRCISRLEPIQRGHIVVDGHDVNDLKTNLTLLRAEIGFVFQQFNLYPHMTVLENITLAPRLVRGMTSGDAEKLGMDLLKKVDIPDRANHYPSQLSGGQQQRVAIARGLAMRPRIMLFDEPTSALDPEMINEVLDVMRELAREGMTMVCVTHEMGFAREVADRIIFMDEGNLVEQNSPHEFFENPQHGRTKDFLSKILSH
- a CDS encoding selenium metabolism-associated LysR family transcriptional regulator, which encodes METRHLKIFVAVYKTLSFTKAAELLYTSQPTVSEHIRNLEDQLDCKLFDRLGRSIMPTIQAETLYPKAAAILEDLKQLKDEVSSAGSTVAGELTIGASTIPGTYLLPKYAAAFKKKYPKIIFETQIKDSTRTASAIHDKRLLLAIVGSKTFSRKIEFTPLCEDQLIVIANPENPIPARIKLESLGKYPFITRETGSGTRRNMEKIFTNAGFSPNQLDIVASFGSSTAVKEAVKTNLGIAIVSRYAVETELKMGWLREIQLKDISMNRTFYIAKLAKRSLPRQYQAFYNFLLQQHQEPETV
- a CDS encoding AEC family transporter, translated to MIDIFNAIIPVFVVLLTGFLAGKGNFLGQEAARVINRFVYYIALPCLLFVTTSQAEASDILNGDFILVFLLGSLATIIVSMAGLFFFKKEGLEEYILFLMASTVGNTTYMGIPVLVGLFGARGGVAAVIGTITVNLTLTALGICALSICASNRHDGRDGGSKIKPLIRAFCTPFIIACIIGIGCSLLTIRIPAAISRSAELLGSPTAAAALFAVGLSLARLKPVKKTMLEAGWLSLCKLVFSPLLVLAFCPLFPELDPIWKSCAVLLAAMPLASNVCLISANSNRYIEESSAILFISTLLSALSLTFFTHLLMS
- a CDS encoding serine O-acetyltransferase, which codes for MEKTIPTIPELCDHVKITENSKHNQLPDIVKKMLSGWSTKECFDHISPVCIPSQEKIIDIALQARRIIFPGYFTTTKLHASNIEYYIGKETMDLYELVCEQITMAIRHDCRRNRRLCTNCEQESAKLALQFMEKLPEITATLAQDIRATLAGDPATKSPDEVIFCYPGLLATLVYRLAHELFLLEVPFVPRIMTEYAHSQTGIDIHPGAQIAPGFFIDHGTGIVIGETTIIGENVRIYQGVTLGALSLPRDAGEKLRSTKRHPTIENDVIIYANTTILGGTTTIGEGSVIGGNSWIIESVEQGSKVFLKKPELIVHHANGQKTHL
- a CDS encoding ABC transporter substrate-binding protein encodes the protein MRLKSIIAGAVISVMVSGVVAFAGPVWDKIQKSKTLRAGIMNNSIPGAYYNDKKEWVGFDVDMAKEIAKRLGLKLEQVLVTDKTRIGFLQQGRIDMSIANMTHKRERDKSIDFSITYFFDGQKMLTRKGKYADWNALVGKTIATVQGTTSEINVKTLMKKMGGAEIVSYQDYPSAFNALQMGRVQAFSTDSTILLGYAAQEPGKYELVGDFFSREPYGIGLPQDESQLRDAVNFALQDMWKDGTYMAIYNKWYGERTPYYFPMTEQIEMWP